The Myxococcota bacterium genome has a segment encoding these proteins:
- a CDS encoding ribose-phosphate pyrophosphokinase produces the protein MQNITLFTGNANPKLAQDIAAYLGIQLGKAEVGTFSDGECSVDVLENVRGRDVFVIQPTCAPANTHLMELLVMTDALRRASARRITAVIPYYGYARQDRKARPRAPITAKLVANLITTSGCDRALCLDLHAGQIQGFFDIPVDNLYATPVLLQAIREKVRGDLTIISPDAGGVERARAFAKRLDATLAIIDKRRERANVSEVMHIIGDVAGRTCVIVDDMVDTAGTLTEAARCLKEEGAASVSAAITHPVLSGPAIKRINESPLELLITTDTIPLRPDVESSKIHVVTVARQLGEAIRRINNEESVSSLFV, from the coding sequence ATGCAGAACATCACGCTGTTCACCGGCAACGCGAACCCGAAGCTCGCGCAGGACATCGCCGCCTATCTCGGCATCCAGCTCGGCAAGGCCGAGGTCGGGACGTTCAGCGACGGCGAGTGCTCGGTCGACGTCCTCGAGAACGTGCGCGGGCGCGACGTGTTCGTGATCCAGCCGACGTGCGCGCCCGCGAACACCCACCTCATGGAGCTGCTCGTGATGACGGACGCGCTGCGCCGCGCCTCGGCGCGCCGCATCACGGCCGTCATCCCGTACTACGGGTACGCGCGCCAGGATCGCAAGGCGCGCCCGCGCGCGCCGATCACCGCGAAGCTCGTCGCCAACCTGATCACGACGTCCGGCTGCGACCGCGCACTCTGCCTCGACCTGCACGCGGGTCAGATCCAGGGCTTCTTCGACATCCCCGTCGACAACCTCTACGCGACGCCCGTGCTGCTGCAGGCCATCCGCGAGAAGGTGCGCGGCGACCTCACGATCATCTCGCCCGACGCCGGCGGCGTCGAGCGCGCGCGCGCCTTCGCGAAGCGCCTCGACGCGACGCTCGCGATCATCGACAAGCGGCGCGAGCGCGCGAACGTGTCCGAGGTGATGCACATCATCGGCGACGTCGCGGGCCGCACGTGCGTGATCGTCGACGACATGGTCGACACCGCGGGCACGCTCACGGAGGCGGCGCGCTGCCTGAAGGAGGAGGGCGCTGCCTCGGTCTCCGCGGCGATCACGCACCCCGTCCTCTCGGGCCCCGCGATCAAGCGCATCAACGAGTCGCCGCTCGAGCTGCTGATCACGACCGACACGATTCCGCTGCGCCCCGACGTCGAGTCCTCGAAGATCCACGTCGTCACGGTCGCGCGTCAGCTCGGCGAAGCGATTCGCCGCATCAACAACGAAGAGAGCGTGAGCTCGCTGTTCGTCTAG
- the dnaB gene encoding replicative DNA helicase — protein sequence MSLTGDVIGRGGAPFARDGAGDRRRRGERAGAAGDVAGRVPPSDVEAEKAVLSAIMIDPDVFHQVFDQLSPDDFYHPAHQVLYRAMITLRDRSQPVDIVVLADHLRAEAQLEAVGGAAVLAEISDFEATPANAGHYAAIVRDCAVKRRLIHVASEIVAAGFDATEPSSQLLDVAESRIFELSQTHAKSSLAPLDEKLDDAFNHIEMLMTRGGDLTGCPTGFRELDKMTGGLQPGDLVIVAARPSMGKTALTLNIARNAALLHDKHVAVFSLEMTTRSLVMRLLSSEAQIDFSLFHKGMISVDAHKRLVEAAGNLSRAGLWIDETAGPTVLEMRAKCRRLHAQQGLDLVIVDYLQLAHGDGRIDSREQEISQISRGLKGLAKELNIPVIALSQLNRGPESRGAEDKRPMLSDLRESGAIEQDADVIGFIYRDVVYNKATEYPDKAELIIAKQRNGPVGTVPLKFEGRFARFTDWEQDDFDEPYGHSTFGGMDAGYGGAGDADEPF from the coding sequence ATGTCGCTCACCGGCGACGTGATCGGCCGCGGCGGTGCGCCCTTCGCGCGCGACGGCGCCGGGGACCGACGCCGGCGCGGCGAGCGCGCGGGCGCGGCGGGCGACGTCGCGGGTCGCGTCCCGCCGAGCGACGTCGAGGCCGAGAAGGCCGTGCTGTCCGCGATCATGATCGATCCGGACGTCTTCCATCAGGTCTTCGACCAGCTCTCGCCCGACGACTTCTACCACCCGGCCCACCAGGTGCTGTACCGCGCGATGATCACGCTGCGCGATCGCAGCCAGCCGGTCGACATCGTCGTGCTCGCCGACCACCTGCGCGCCGAGGCGCAGCTCGAGGCGGTGGGCGGCGCCGCCGTCCTCGCCGAGATCAGCGACTTCGAGGCGACGCCGGCGAACGCCGGGCACTACGCGGCGATCGTGCGCGACTGCGCGGTCAAGCGGCGCCTCATCCACGTGGCGAGCGAGATCGTCGCGGCGGGCTTCGACGCGACGGAGCCTTCGAGCCAGCTGCTCGACGTCGCGGAGAGCCGCATCTTCGAGCTGTCGCAGACGCACGCGAAGAGCTCGCTCGCGCCGCTCGACGAGAAGCTCGACGACGCGTTCAACCACATCGAGATGCTGATGACGCGGGGCGGCGACCTGACCGGCTGCCCCACCGGCTTCCGCGAGCTCGACAAGATGACGGGCGGCCTGCAGCCCGGCGACCTCGTGATCGTCGCGGCGCGCCCCTCGATGGGCAAGACGGCGCTCACGCTCAACATCGCGCGCAACGCGGCGCTCCTGCACGACAAGCACGTCGCCGTCTTCTCGCTCGAGATGACGACGCGCTCGCTCGTCATGCGGCTGCTCTCGTCCGAGGCCCAGATCGACTTCTCGCTCTTCCACAAGGGCATGATCTCGGTCGACGCGCACAAGCGGCTCGTGGAGGCGGCGGGCAACCTGTCGCGCGCGGGGCTGTGGATCGACGAGACGGCCGGGCCGACCGTGCTCGAGATGCGCGCGAAGTGCCGTCGGCTGCACGCACAGCAGGGGCTCGACCTCGTGATCGTCGACTACCTGCAGCTCGCGCACGGCGACGGGCGCATCGACAGCCGCGAGCAGGAGATCAGCCAGATCAGCCGCGGCCTGAAGGGGCTCGCGAAGGAGCTGAACATCCCGGTCATCGCGCTCTCGCAGCTCAACCGCGGCCCCGAGTCGCGCGGCGCGGAGGACAAGCGCCCGATGCTGTCGGACCTGCGCGAGTCGGGCGCGATCGAGCAGGACGCCGACGTGATCGGCTTCATCTATCGCGACGTCGTCTACAACAAGGCGACGGAGTATCCCGACAAGGCGGAGCTCATCATCGCCAAGCAGCGCAACGGCCCCGTCGGCACCGTGCCGCTCAAGTTCGAGGGGCGTTTCGCGCGCTTCACCGACTGGGAGCAGGACGACTTCGACGAGCCCTACGGCCACAGCACGTTCGGCGGCATGGACGCGGGCTACGGCGGCGCCGGCGACGCGGACGAGCCGTTCTAG
- the pdxS gene encoding pyridoxal 5'-phosphate synthase lyase subunit PdxS: MTNGSANGAGRTGAEAFELKVGLAEMLKNGVIMDVTTADQAKIAEEAGACAVMALERVPADIRRDGGVARMSAVEMIAEIQKTVSIPVMAKVRIGHIVEAQLLEALGVDFIDESEVLTPADDQHHIDKHAFKSPFVCGCRNLGEALRRIGEGAAMMRTKGEAGSGNIVEAVRHLRTVNGDMRAVQALRPEELMTKAKELGAPYDLVRYVHAHGRLPVPNFAAGGVATPADAALCRVLGAEAVFVGSGIFKSADPAARAKAIVHACTHWDDPREVLEASRGLGRAMEGIEMETLAEHERLANRGW, encoded by the coding sequence ATGACGAACGGAAGCGCGAACGGCGCCGGACGCACCGGGGCCGAGGCCTTCGAGCTCAAGGTCGGCCTGGCCGAGATGCTCAAGAACGGCGTGATCATGGACGTGACGACCGCCGACCAGGCGAAGATCGCCGAGGAGGCGGGCGCGTGCGCGGTGATGGCGCTCGAGCGCGTGCCGGCCGACATCCGGCGCGACGGCGGCGTCGCGCGCATGAGCGCGGTCGAGATGATCGCCGAGATCCAGAAGACGGTGTCGATCCCGGTGATGGCGAAGGTGCGCATCGGGCACATCGTCGAGGCGCAGCTGCTCGAGGCGCTCGGCGTCGACTTCATCGACGAGAGCGAGGTGCTGACGCCGGCCGACGACCAGCACCACATCGACAAGCACGCCTTCAAGAGCCCGTTCGTGTGCGGCTGCCGCAACCTCGGCGAAGCGCTGCGCCGCATCGGCGAGGGCGCCGCGATGATGCGCACGAAGGGCGAGGCCGGGAGCGGCAACATCGTCGAGGCCGTGCGCCACCTGCGCACGGTCAACGGCGACATGCGCGCCGTGCAGGCGCTGCGGCCCGAGGAGCTGATGACGAAGGCGAAGGAGCTCGGCGCGCCGTACGACCTCGTGCGCTACGTGCACGCGCACGGCCGGCTGCCGGTGCCGAACTTCGCCGCCGGCGGCGTCGCGACGCCCGCCGACGCCGCGCTCTGCCGCGTGCTCGGTGCCGAGGCCGTGTTCGTCGGCTCGGGCATCTTCAAGAGCGCCGACCCCGCCGCGCGCGCGAAGGCGATCGTGCACGCGTGCACGCACTGGGACGACCCGCGCGAGGTGCTCGAGGCGAGCCGCGGGCTCGGTCGCGCGATGGAAGGCATCGAGATGGAGACGCTCGCCGAGCACGAGCGCCTCGCGAACCGCGGCTGGTAG
- a CDS encoding PLP-dependent aminotransferase family protein, producing the protein MAEPSAERSGRAVPPAYRRIAASIRARIEAGELAPGDRLAPIRALADELGVHRDTVSQAYETLRAQGLVESGVGRGTFVAPSLGVRAAPTAPAASLAFAPTTEELLAFDAGRPRFPSVALGGAPDAEPSRRVESGTAPREIVALHKLVPDPALYPAAAFRRALHEVLGETGPELLLYGGAQGHVGLREAIARRLAAAGAPDARADDVVLCHGASQGIALALRVFASAGDAVAVEVPTYANVLATLVALGVRAEPVPMQREGTGAAPDLDALDRALARPDVRAFYTIPTFHNPLGTSTDLAHRRALVGIAARHGKPVIEDAFEMDLRYEGGPVPSLAAVDDAGLVVQLLSFSKSLFPGVRAGAIAARGRVVDALVALKHATDLSDSLPLQAALARLLESGAYDRHLAKLRRELRARRDAMLAALERHMPEGTTWTRPSGGYQLWVDLPREPHAIDARDLLADAAREGVLFAPGSEFAPGRPPSGGLRLTVAQAGPAAIERGIAALARVVRAHQGEDRAARQSAAVQL; encoded by the coding sequence ATGGCCGAGCCCTCCGCCGAAAGATCCGGACGCGCCGTGCCGCCCGCCTACCGGCGGATCGCGGCCTCGATCCGCGCGCGCATCGAGGCGGGCGAGCTCGCACCGGGCGACCGTCTCGCGCCGATCCGCGCACTCGCGGACGAGCTCGGCGTCCACCGCGACACGGTCTCGCAGGCCTACGAGACGCTGCGCGCCCAGGGGCTCGTCGAGAGCGGCGTCGGGCGCGGCACGTTCGTCGCGCCCTCGCTCGGCGTGCGCGCGGCGCCGACGGCGCCCGCCGCGTCGCTCGCGTTCGCGCCGACCACCGAGGAGCTGCTCGCGTTCGACGCCGGCCGCCCGCGCTTCCCGAGCGTCGCGCTCGGCGGCGCGCCGGATGCGGAGCCGTCGCGCCGCGTCGAGAGCGGCACTGCGCCGCGCGAGATCGTCGCGCTCCACAAGCTCGTTCCCGACCCCGCGCTCTACCCGGCGGCCGCCTTCCGGCGCGCGCTCCACGAGGTGCTCGGCGAGACGGGGCCGGAGCTGCTGCTCTACGGCGGCGCACAGGGACACGTCGGGCTGCGCGAGGCCATCGCGCGCAGGCTCGCCGCCGCCGGCGCACCCGACGCGCGTGCCGACGACGTCGTGCTCTGCCACGGCGCGTCGCAGGGCATCGCGCTCGCGCTGCGCGTGTTCGCGAGTGCGGGCGATGCGGTCGCGGTCGAAGTGCCCACGTACGCGAACGTGCTCGCGACGCTGGTCGCGCTCGGCGTGCGCGCGGAGCCCGTGCCCATGCAGCGCGAGGGGACGGGTGCCGCGCCCGACCTCGACGCGCTCGACCGCGCGCTCGCCCGGCCCGACGTGCGCGCGTTCTACACGATCCCCACGTTCCACAACCCGCTCGGCACGTCGACGGATCTCGCGCACCGCCGCGCGCTCGTCGGGATCGCCGCGCGCCACGGCAAGCCCGTCATCGAGGACGCGTTCGAGATGGACCTCCGCTACGAAGGCGGGCCCGTGCCGTCGCTCGCCGCGGTCGACGACGCGGGGCTCGTCGTGCAGCTCCTGTCGTTCTCGAAGTCGCTCTTCCCGGGCGTGCGCGCCGGCGCGATCGCCGCGCGCGGGCGCGTCGTCGACGCGCTCGTCGCGCTCAAGCACGCGACCGACCTGTCGGACTCGCTGCCGCTCCAGGCCGCGCTCGCGCGCCTGCTCGAGAGCGGCGCCTACGATCGCCACCTCGCGAAGCTGCGCCGCGAGCTGCGCGCGCGGCGCGACGCGATGCTCGCCGCCCTCGAGCGCCACATGCCCGAGGGCACGACGTGGACGCGACCGTCCGGCGGCTACCAGCTCTGGGTCGACCTGCCGCGCGAGCCGCACGCGATCGACGCGCGCGACCTGCTCGCCGACGCGGCGCGCGAGGGCGTGCTGTTCGCGCCGGGCTCCGAGTTCGCGCCCGGGCGCCCGCCGTCGGGCGGGCTGCGCCTCACCGTCGCGCAGGCCGGCCCCGCGGCGATCGAACGCGGCATCGCGGCGCTCGCGCGCGTCGTGCGCGCGCACCAGGGCGAGGATCGCGCGGCCCGCCAGTCGGCGGCCGTACAGCTGTGA
- the pdxT gene encoding pyridoxal 5'-phosphate synthase glutaminase subunit PdxT, with protein sequence MKRVGILAIQGDVEAHAAALARCGAEPVRVLHARELDALDGLVLPGGESTTISKGIARLALAEPLRAFARSGRPVLGTCAGAILLARGVRNHPVPTLGLLDATAVRNAYGTQVDSFAAPADPGGALPGLRCVFIRAPRLEQLGPAVETLVRVDGAPVLVREGGILAATFHPELTDDARVHALVVEAAGA encoded by the coding sequence GTGAAGCGCGTCGGCATCCTCGCGATCCAGGGCGACGTCGAGGCGCACGCGGCCGCGCTCGCGCGCTGCGGCGCCGAGCCCGTGCGCGTGCTCCACGCGCGCGAGCTCGACGCGCTCGACGGCCTCGTGCTGCCGGGCGGCGAGTCGACGACGATCTCGAAGGGCATCGCGCGCCTCGCGCTCGCCGAGCCGCTGCGCGCCTTCGCGCGCAGCGGCCGTCCCGTGCTCGGCACGTGCGCGGGCGCGATCCTGCTCGCGCGCGGGGTGCGCAACCACCCCGTGCCGACGCTCGGCCTCCTCGACGCCACCGCCGTGCGCAACGCCTACGGCACCCAGGTCGACTCGTTCGCCGCGCCCGCCGACCCCGGCGGCGCGCTCCCCGGGCTGCGCTGCGTGTTCATCCGCGCCCCGCGCCTCGAGCAGCTCGGCCCGGCCGTCGAGACGCTCGTCCGCGTCGACGGCGCGCCCGTCCTCGTGCGCGAAGGCGGCATCCTCGCCGCGACCTTCCACCCCGAGCTCACCGACGACGCGCGCGTGCACGCGCTCGTCGTGGAGGCGGCGGGGGCCTAG
- a CDS encoding Na+/H+ antiporter NhaA produces MSESSRGAFVTFLLEFSIPLLAGVVVALAAANLAHETYEHLLHAPWGPLAVFGHALDLHFVANEIFMVFFFGIAAKEITESVLPGGSLNPPRKAMNPLFSTLGGVLGPIAVFFAGLSACHALDVFGPSPDWPLLSRGWGIPTATDIALAWLCARFVFGRGHPAIDFLLLLAIADDAIGLVIIAVFYGNPAEPTNPAFLGLVLAAMAVAFGLRRAGVRAWLPYVALAGPIAWSGLLLAHLHPALALCFVVPFMPAPRRDTGLFRADDEIARMGEPLATDLRMRRSTLEEFEHAFKLPVDLGLFFFAFANAGVAFADIGPMTWLVLGALVVGKLVGISLFGSIAAWLGFPLPTGMARRDLYMAGFIAALGLTVALFVATAAFRDPVLQGQAKMGALFSGVVGLVAVALGRALGMGGRTPDS; encoded by the coding sequence GTGAGTGAGTCGTCCCGCGGCGCGTTCGTCACGTTCCTGCTCGAGTTCTCGATCCCGCTGCTCGCCGGCGTCGTCGTCGCGCTCGCGGCGGCCAACCTCGCGCACGAGACCTACGAGCACCTGCTCCACGCGCCGTGGGGGCCGCTCGCGGTCTTCGGCCACGCGCTCGACCTGCACTTCGTCGCGAACGAGATCTTCATGGTGTTCTTCTTCGGCATCGCCGCGAAGGAGATCACGGAGTCGGTGCTTCCCGGCGGCAGCCTGAACCCGCCGCGCAAGGCCATGAACCCGCTGTTCTCGACGCTCGGCGGCGTGCTCGGGCCGATCGCCGTGTTCTTCGCCGGCCTCTCGGCGTGTCACGCCCTCGACGTCTTCGGCCCGAGCCCCGACTGGCCGCTGCTCTCGCGCGGCTGGGGCATCCCGACCGCCACCGACATCGCGCTCGCGTGGCTGTGCGCGCGGTTCGTGTTCGGTCGCGGCCACCCGGCGATCGACTTCCTGCTGCTGCTCGCGATCGCGGACGACGCGATCGGGCTCGTGATCATCGCCGTCTTCTACGGGAACCCCGCGGAGCCGACGAACCCCGCGTTCCTCGGGCTCGTGCTCGCGGCGATGGCCGTCGCGTTCGGCCTGCGGCGCGCGGGCGTGCGCGCGTGGCTGCCCTACGTCGCGCTCGCGGGGCCGATCGCGTGGAGCGGGCTCCTGCTCGCGCACCTCCATCCCGCACTCGCGCTCTGCTTCGTCGTGCCGTTCATGCCGGCGCCGCGGCGCGACACGGGGCTCTTCCGCGCCGACGACGAGATCGCGCGCATGGGCGAGCCGCTCGCGACCGACCTCCGCATGCGGCGCTCGACGCTCGAGGAGTTCGAGCACGCGTTCAAGCTGCCCGTCGACCTCGGCCTCTTCTTCTTCGCCTTCGCGAACGCGGGCGTCGCGTTCGCCGACATCGGGCCGATGACGTGGCTCGTGCTCGGTGCGCTCGTGGTGGGCAAGCTGGTCGGCATCTCGCTGTTCGGCTCGATCGCGGCGTGGCTCGGCTTCCCGCTCCCGACCGGGATGGCGCGCCGCGACCTCTACATGGCGGGCTTCATCGCGGCGCTCGGCCTGACCGTCGCGCTCTTCGTGGCCACCGCGGCCTTCCGCGACCCGGTGCTCCAGGGCCAGGCGAAGATGGGCGCGCTCTTCTCGGGCGTGGTCGGGCTCGTCGCGGTCGCGCTCGGCCGCGCGCTCGGCATGGGAGGGCGCACGCCCGACTCCTGA
- the rplI gene encoding 50S ribosomal protein L9 — MGKVKVILREDMPKLGDAGDVVEVKPGYARNYLIPQGIALPATAARVNEIEHHRRIIAERQAALLKDLKAAATKIRAMDLSFEAHAGDAGKLFGSITPAMIAARIAEQGIELDRRKIQSEPIKSVGEHAIKIRLQKELVVDVKIQVTAAAAPDADADADALLAEEPEPIGFGSMDEY, encoded by the coding sequence GTGGGCAAGGTGAAGGTGATCCTGCGCGAGGACATGCCGAAGCTCGGCGACGCGGGCGACGTCGTCGAGGTGAAGCCCGGCTACGCGCGCAACTACCTCATTCCGCAGGGCATCGCGCTGCCGGCGACGGCGGCGCGCGTGAACGAGATCGAGCACCACCGGCGCATCATCGCCGAGCGCCAGGCCGCGCTGCTGAAGGACCTGAAGGCGGCGGCCACGAAGATCCGCGCGATGGACCTCTCGTTCGAGGCGCACGCGGGCGACGCCGGCAAGCTCTTCGGGTCGATCACGCCGGCGATGATCGCGGCGCGCATCGCCGAGCAGGGCATCGAGCTCGACCGGCGCAAGATCCAGAGCGAGCCGATCAAGTCCGTCGGCGAGCACGCGATCAAGATCCGGCTGCAGAAGGAGCTCGTCGTCGACGTGAAGATCCAGGTCACGGCGGCGGCCGCGCCCGACGCGGACGCCGACGCGGACGCACTGCTCGCCGAGGAGCCCGAGCCGATCGGCTTCGGCTCGATGGACGAGTACTAG
- a CDS encoding LD-carboxypeptidase produces the protein MPRLVRARAVARGARIGIAAPAARVDRDALEAGEQLVRELGYEPVRRGDPTAACGYFAGDDARRARELADLWSDPGIAAVLCARGGYGCHRYADRLDAALVRAARKPLVGYSDVTTLLLWQRRAAGLTGVHGPMLERAGDAQRDALARAFALLEGEVPAPMQGRGVRGARVEGRLTGGSLTLVAASLGTPWEVDTRGAILLLEDVNEAPFRIDRMLQSLRVAGKLAACEGIALGAMVGCDDARHPDWTVERIVAECAEALGLPLVTGLPFGHVEDNRAWTLGARAALDPERGTLAQLESGVSRRS, from the coding sequence GTGCCGAGGCTCGTCCGAGCGCGCGCCGTCGCGCGCGGCGCGCGCATCGGCATCGCCGCGCCGGCGGCGCGCGTCGACCGCGACGCGCTCGAGGCCGGTGAGCAGCTCGTGCGCGAGCTCGGCTACGAGCCCGTGCGGCGCGGCGACCCGACCGCCGCCTGCGGCTACTTCGCGGGCGACGACGCGCGCCGCGCGCGCGAGCTCGCCGACCTGTGGAGCGACCCGGGCATCGCGGCCGTGCTGTGCGCGCGCGGCGGCTACGGCTGCCACCGCTACGCGGATCGCCTCGACGCGGCGCTCGTGCGCGCCGCGCGCAAGCCGCTCGTCGGCTACAGCGACGTCACGACGCTGCTGCTCTGGCAGCGTCGCGCGGCGGGCCTCACGGGCGTGCACGGGCCCATGCTCGAGCGCGCGGGCGACGCCCAGCGCGACGCGCTCGCGCGCGCGTTCGCGCTGCTCGAGGGCGAGGTGCCCGCGCCGATGCAGGGCCGCGGCGTGCGCGGCGCGCGCGTCGAGGGGCGCCTCACCGGCGGCTCGCTCACGCTCGTCGCGGCGAGCCTCGGGACGCCGTGGGAGGTCGACACGCGCGGCGCCATCCTGCTGCTCGAGGACGTGAACGAGGCGCCGTTCCGCATCGACCGCATGCTGCAGTCGCTGCGCGTCGCCGGGAAGCTCGCGGCGTGCGAGGGCATCGCGCTGGGCGCGATGGTAGGCTGCGACGACGCGCGCCATCCCGACTGGACGGTCGAACGCATCGTCGCCGAGTGCGCCGAGGCGCTCGGCCTGCCGCTCGTCACCGGGCTTCCGTTCGGTCACGTCGAGGACAACCGCGCGTGGACGCTCGGCGCGCGCGCCGCGCTCGACCCCGAGCGCGGCACACTCGCGCAGCTCGAATCGGGGGTGAGCCGGAGATCATGA
- the pth gene encoding aminoacyl-tRNA hydrolase yields MQLLVGLGNPGPRYEGTRHNAGFEVVRAVAARAGAAWRDDGPLRARSAALRVGDDEALLLLPQTFMNRSGESVRAAVEALRLDPARDLLVVFDDLDLGLGRLRLRAAGGCGGHRGMESIADALGTTAFPRLRFGIGRPRAGGDVVEWVLSRFDDAERAAFGSAVERAADAVHAVWSDGIERAMERVNRAPTAEPAPDGRGDARASADARGGEREG; encoded by the coding sequence ATGCAGCTCCTGGTCGGACTCGGCAACCCCGGCCCGCGCTACGAGGGAACGCGCCACAACGCGGGCTTCGAGGTCGTGCGCGCCGTCGCGGCGCGCGCGGGTGCCGCGTGGCGCGACGATGGGCCGCTCCGTGCACGGTCGGCGGCGCTCCGCGTCGGCGACGACGAAGCCCTCCTGCTGCTTCCCCAGACCTTCATGAACCGTTCGGGCGAGAGCGTCCGCGCCGCGGTCGAGGCGTTGCGTCTCGACCCCGCGCGCGACCTGCTCGTCGTGTTCGACGACCTCGACCTCGGGCTCGGTCGTCTGCGGCTTCGCGCCGCCGGCGGCTGCGGCGGCCACCGCGGAATGGAGAGCATCGCCGACGCGCTCGGCACGACGGCGTTCCCGCGGCTGCGCTTCGGAATTGGCCGCCCACGAGCCGGCGGAGATGTGGTCGAATGGGTGTTGTCGCGCTTCGACGACGCCGAGCGCGCCGCGTTCGGGTCGGCGGTCGAGCGCGCGGCCGACGCGGTGCACGCGGTATGGAGCGACGGCATCGAGCGCGCGATGGAGCGCGTCAATCGCGCGCCGACGGCCGAGCCGGCGCCCGACGGACGCGGCGACGCGCGGGCGTCGGCGGACGCGCGCGGCGGCGAGCGCGAGGGCTGA
- a CDS encoding 50S ribosomal protein L25 produces the protein MSQLSVEVRESRGKGVARKLRAQGRIPAVMYGQGKQPLALALEPRALEKLLASEGHNALFDLAGPGVGKRTVLVKELQRDPVRGDLLHADLFEIDANETIVVSVALHLVGTPVGVSMDGGIVDHSLREIEIECLPRAIPERIDVDIANMQLGDALHVSDIALPEGVELMTHGELAVVSVIAAKAEEAAPAVEAAPTEEAAKPAGD, from the coding sequence GTGAGTCAGTTGAGCGTCGAGGTCCGCGAGAGCCGGGGCAAGGGCGTCGCCCGCAAGCTGCGCGCGCAGGGCCGCATTCCCGCCGTGATGTACGGCCAGGGCAAGCAGCCCCTGGCGCTCGCGCTCGAGCCCCGCGCGCTCGAGAAGCTGCTCGCGAGCGAGGGCCACAACGCGCTCTTCGACCTCGCGGGCCCCGGCGTCGGCAAGCGCACGGTGCTGGTGAAGGAGCTGCAGCGCGACCCCGTGCGCGGCGACCTCCTTCACGCCGACCTGTTCGAGATCGACGCGAACGAGACGATCGTGGTGTCCGTCGCGCTGCACCTCGTCGGCACGCCGGTGGGCGTCAGCATGGACGGCGGAATCGTCGACCACTCGCTGCGCGAGATCGAGATCGAGTGCCTCCCGCGCGCGATCCCGGAGCGCATCGACGTCGACATCGCGAACATGCAGCTCGGCGACGCGCTGCACGTCTCCGACATCGCGCTGCCCGAGGGCGTCGAGCTCATGACGCACGGCGAGCTCGCGGTCGTCTCCGTGATCGCGGCGAAGGCCGAGGAGGCCGCGCCCGCGGTCGAGGCCGCCCCGACCGAAGAGGCGGCGAAGCCGGCCGGCGACTAA
- the rpsF gene encoding 30S ribosomal protein S6 has protein sequence MREYETMFVVQPEISDEGSAAILARLDAELEKAGSVRLLCEDWGKRKLAYEIENFHKGHYRILRFLDDGQVIPPLERALRFEESVLRFLTVLVEEEVTDIEARKARAAIEEQEQEKRAAERAEREAEEARKRAEQDRAREDDDDSGDADDDDDARGDEEE, from the coding sequence GTGCGGGAATACGAGACCATGTTCGTCGTGCAGCCGGAGATCTCCGACGAGGGATCGGCGGCCATCCTCGCCCGGCTCGACGCCGAGCTCGAGAAGGCGGGCTCCGTGCGCCTGCTCTGCGAGGACTGGGGCAAGCGCAAGCTCGCCTACGAGATCGAGAACTTCCACAAGGGCCACTACCGCATCCTGCGCTTCCTCGACGACGGCCAGGTGATCCCGCCGCTCGAGCGCGCGCTGCGTTTCGAAGAGTCGGTGCTGCGCTTCCTCACGGTGCTCGTGGAGGAGGAGGTCACCGACATCGAGGCGCGGAAGGCGCGCGCCGCGATCGAGGAGCAGGAGCAGGAGAAGCGCGCGGCCGAGCGCGCGGAGCGCGAGGCGGAGGAGGCGCGCAAGCGCGCCGAGCAGGACCGCGCGCGCGAGGACGACGACGACTCGGGCGACGCGGACGACGACGACGACGCGCGCGGCGACGAGGAGGAGTGA